From the Silurus meridionalis isolate SWU-2019-XX chromosome 5, ASM1480568v1, whole genome shotgun sequence genome, one window contains:
- the selenoh gene encoding selenoprotein H, whose translation MRMAARAKAGRGAKRKADKVAEAEPVEKQEKGNEVEQEGDEGLRVVIEHCKSURVYGRNADAVREALLASRPELRVLLNPQKPRRNSFEVTLIEGIKEVVLWTGIKKGPPRKLKFPDPAEVVTALEDALKNK comes from the exons ATGAGAATGGCGGCGCGTGCTAAAGCAG GTCGTGGGGCAAAGCGTAAGGCGGACAAGGTTGCAGAGGCCGAGCCTGTGGAAAAGCAGGAGAAAGGAAACGAGGTTGAACAGGAGGGTGATGAAGGCCTGAGAGTTGTCATCGAACACTG TAAAAGCTGACGTGTGTATGGGCGGAATGCCGACGCGGTGCGTGAGGCACTCTTGGCCTCACGTCCTGAACTTCGTGTGCTGCTCAACCCCCAAAAACCTCGGCGCAACAGCTTTGAAGTCACTCTCATTGAGGGGATCAAAG AGGTGGTGTTGTGGACTGGTATCAAGAAAGGTCCTCCCCGTAAGCTGAAGTTTCCAGACCCTGCTGAGGTTGTGACTGCACTGGAGGATGCCCTGAAGAACAAGTAG
- the si:dkeyp-121d2.7 gene encoding zinc finger protein 239 — MADSVKTFQAHLTAVMDSLVRASVCEITKLFEDTVNDYLVEISLNRKENEALKLRLRLTENKLRNERKYGLAWAAGRRTAGLLGADESGAAKKRKLETRGKQAKEWSAGAWEEGVGGAKNKRRDMCRARPPTAVEGEEQEEERRHVSSERKEVASVKEENDIYRCESVRLLQEALQMSQPENNSAHDLDPVSTGPGSAVVEVWEQPNLSSIPPNSSDEFSGLETVLKAECVTEEAGPTLTSPDHAPDRAEGVEFIGLDGLCSSQQDPASSKCEANPAKLATGSQGEEEEESGRERGDLLHFCPQCGGGFNSALDLAEHACPLAEERFQCSTCGQAFSHAWSLKSHECVQSGEQPHCCELCGKRFTHSRSLERHQLVHTGERPHRCPQCGRSFSRLGNLERHQRIHTGERPYECGACGKRFSRIEYLKRHQQIHSGERGERNQVLSDTELKHNQCFSSS, encoded by the exons ATGGCGGACTCGGTGAAGACGTTCCAGGCGCATCTGACCGCCGTGATGGACAGCCTGGTGCGCGCCTCCGTGTGCGAGATCACCAAGCTGTTCGAGGACACGGTGAACGACTACCTGGTGGAGATCTCGCTCAACCGCAAGGAGAACGAGGCCCTGAAGCTGCGCCTGAGGCTCACCGAGAACAAGCTGCGCAACGAGCGCAAGTACGGCCTCGCCTGGGCGGCCGGGCGGCGCACTGCCGGTCTGCTCGGAGCGGACGAATCCGGCGCAGCGAAAAAGCGCAAACTGGAAACGA GAGGCAAGCAGGCCAAGGAGTGGAGTGCTGGAGCGTGGGAGGAGGGGGTTGGAGGAGCGAAGAACAAGAGGAGGGACATGTGCCGAGCGCGTCCACCAACCGCTGTGGAAggagaggagcaggaggaggagaggagacaCGTTTCCAGCGAGAGAAAGGAGGTGGCTTCGGTTAAGGAGGAG AATGACATATACAGGTGCGAGTCAGTGAGGCTGCTGCAGGAGGCACTGCAGATGAGCCAGCCGGAAAACAACTCGGCACACG ATTTGGATCCCGTCTCTACCGGTCCTGGATCGGCTGTGGTCGAGGTATGGGAGCAACCCAATCTCTCATCCATACCTCCAAACAGCAGCGACGAGTTCAGCGGGTTAGAAACTGTGTTAAAGGCTGAGTGTGTGACGGAGGAGGCAGGACCCACACTGACCAGCCCGGACCATGCTCCGGATCGAGCAGAAGGTGTAGAATTCATTGGCCTGGATGGTTTGTGCAGCTCTCAGCAGGACCCTGCATCGTCGAAATGTGAAGCCAACCCTGCTAAGTTAGCCACTGGGAGTcagggagaagaggaggaggagtcaGGTCGAGAAAGAGGGGACTTGCTACATTTCTGCCCTCAATGCGGTGGCGGCTTTAATTCCGCCTTGGACCTAGCTGAACACGCATGCCCGTTGGCCGAGGAACGTTTCCAGTGCTCGACATGTGGCCAGGCCTTCAGTCACGCATGGAGCTTGAAAAGCCACGAGTGCGTACAGTCGGGCGAGCAACCGCACTGCTGTGAACTCTGTGGGAAACGCTTCACACACTCGCGCTCCCTCGAGCGCCACCAGCTGGTCCACACGGGCGAGCGGCCACACCGTTGCCCACAATGCGGCCGCAGTTTTAGTCGCCTGGGCAATCTCGAGCGACACCAGCGCATCCATACGGGCGAGCGGCCGTACGAGTGCGGGGCATGCGGCAAACGCTTCAGTCGTATCGAGTACCTCAAGCGGCACCAGCAGATCCACAGTGGAGAGAGGGGAGAAAGGAACCAGGTGCTTAGTGACACAGAGCTGAAACACAATCAATGCTTCTCCAGCTCCTAA
- the mif gene encoding macrophage migration inhibitory factor, protein MPMFVVNTNVSKDAVPAGLMSELTQELAKATGKPANYIAVHIIPDQMMMFGGKADPCALCSLHSIGKIGGSQNKQYSKLLMGMLNKHLGISPDRIYINFFDMEASNVAWNNSTFG, encoded by the exons ATGCCGATGTTCGTGGTCAATACAAATGTTTCGAAAGATGCAGTTCCTGCAGGATTGATGTCTGAATTGACCCAGGAGCTTGCTAAAGCCACGGGGAAACCAGCCAAT TACATCGCTGTGCACATCATCCCAGATCAGATGATGATGTTCGGGGGCAAAGCAGACCCATGTGCCCTCTGCTCCCTCCACAGCATCGGAAAGATCGGAGGATCGCAGAACAAACAGTACTCCAAACTGCTCATGGGAATGCTGAATAAACACCTGGGCATCTCACCAGACAG gatcTACATCAACTTTTTCGACATGGAAGCATCAAATGTTGCCTGGAACAACTCCACCTTTGGTTAA